Proteins encoded by one window of Nyctibius grandis isolate bNycGra1 chromosome 15, bNycGra1.pri, whole genome shotgun sequence:
- the CHAD gene encoding chondroadherin: protein MNRSGFFLSVLSLLACLASVVQACPPSCHCHGGDLQHVICDNAGLKKIPKVPEQTRLLNLQKNNFPVLPTNGFRDMKKLVSLHLQSSRIKEISTGAFRGLKSLVYLYLTDNQINVIKPGAFDDLSDLTYLYLDQNKIPDLPKGLLSPLVNLFILHLGSNKIRELKPGVFNGAKDLRWLFLSDNSLTNLLPGALEDVENLAVLHLDKNQLSSYPVNAMSKLRVLEELKLSHNPIEVIPDNAFQSFGRYLQTLNLDNMKLKKFSDNAFTGVTVLKTAHLENNRLTQLPRNFPFDKMETLTLSRNAWHCNCQLAHLRKWLKGNRTRTEETCSTPVQYRGQSIRDTPALRTCKLPTKRSKKGSRH, encoded by the exons ATGAATCGGTCAGGCTTCTTCCTCAGTgtcctcagcctgctggcatGTCTTGCCTCCGTCGTGCAGGCATGTCCCCCCAGCTGCCACTGTCACGGCGGAGACCTGCAGCACGTCATCTGCGACAACGCGGGGCTGAAGAAGATCCCCAAGGTGCCTGAGCAAACGCGGCTCCTCAACCTGCAGAAGAACAACTTCCCCGTCCTGCCGACCAACGGCTTCCGTGACATGAAAAAGCTGGTGTCCCTGCACCTCCAGAGCTCACGGATCAAGGAGATCTCGACCGGAGCCTTCCGGGGGCTCAAGAGCCTGGTCTACCTCTATCTCACTGACAACCAGATCAATGTCATAAAGCCAGGAGCCTTCGATGACCTGTCTGACCTCACCTACCTGTACCTGGACCAGAACAAGATCCCAGACCTCCCCAAAGGGCTTCTCTCCCCTCTTGTCAACCTCTTCATCCTGCACTTAGGCAGCAATAAAATCCGGGAGCTGAAACCAGGGGTCTTCAACGGGGCTAAAGACCTGCGCTGGCTCTTCCTCTCTGACAACTCCCTCACCAACCTCCTGCCCGGGGCCCTGGAGGATGTAGAAAACCTCGCTGTCCTCCACCTGGACAAGAACCAGCTGAGCAGCTATCCTGTGAACGCAATGAGTAAGCTGAGAGTGCTGGAGGAACTGAAGCTTTCTCACAACCCAATTGAGGTCATCCCTGACAATGCCTTCCAGTCCTTCGGGCGTTACCTGCAGACACTCAACCTGGACAACATGAAACTGAAGAAG TTCTCAGACAATGCGTTCACCGGCGTGACCGTGCTGAAGACCGCTCACCTGGAGAACAACCGGCTCACCCAGCTGCCCCGCAACTTCCCCTTCGACAAAATGGAGACGCTGACGCTCTCCCGAAACGCCTGGCACTGCAACTGCCAGCTAGCACATCTGCGCAA GTGGCTGAAGGGCAATCGCACCCGCACCGAGGAGACCTGCTCTACGCCTGTGCAGTACCGGGGGCAGTCCATCAGAGACACCCCGGCCCTCCGCACCTGCAAGCTCCCCACCAAGAGGTCCAAGAAGGGAAGCCGCCATTAA